From a region of the Butyrivibrio sp. AE3004 genome:
- a CDS encoding glycosyltransferase family 2 protein has product MGDLSHYYFNGIPKEKQPLITVAITCYNVERYISRCIESVMAQTYSNLDILIIDDGSRDKTATICDYYLTQEKRLRVVHQSNLGPGTARNHAIDMAKGEYIAFLDGDDYVESYAYEYMMSAILESSCKLAICDYYTNNDVEPAQIHPLTEDMRAGNIYYVKSDDMITACIEDKEGLPFKNMVWNRLYHKSLLKEKRFPAVMFFEDRLFSLEIMNDVGKAVFVDTPLYHYIIDRKDSLKAQEGFFCIFSEWIPTCKAVRNYLSRIERDDLAYTEDYLMYTRLLDYYSEAKLDKMGDKSKYLEDITATLEKCRDDFDNIFGCRIADPKVKKRMQKFLEHRFIYDHFYVK; this is encoded by the coding sequence ATGGGAGATCTTAGTCATTATTACTTTAACGGCATACCAAAGGAAAAACAGCCATTAATAACGGTAGCCATAACCTGTTATAACGTTGAAAGATATATATCCAGATGCATCGAATCTGTCATGGCACAGACCTACTCGAACCTGGATATTCTGATCATAGATGACGGTTCAAGGGATAAGACTGCGACTATCTGCGACTACTACCTGACTCAGGAAAAAAGGCTAAGAGTTGTGCACCAATCGAATCTTGGCCCCGGAACTGCCAGAAATCATGCGATCGATATGGCAAAGGGAGAGTATATAGCTTTTCTTGATGGCGATGATTATGTGGAGAGCTACGCATACGAGTATATGATGAGTGCCATTTTAGAGTCCAGCTGCAAGCTTGCCATATGCGATTATTATACAAATAATGATGTAGAGCCTGCACAGATTCATCCTCTTACCGAGGATATGCGGGCAGGCAATATATATTATGTAAAGAGTGATGATATGATAACTGCCTGCATTGAAGATAAGGAAGGTTTGCCCTTTAAAAATATGGTATGGAACAGGCTTTATCATAAAAGTCTTCTGAAAGAAAAAAGATTTCCTGCTGTCATGTTTTTTGAGGACAGGCTTTTTTCCCTTGAAATTATGAATGATGTGGGAAAAGCGGTGTTCGTTGACACCCCACTTTATCATTATATAATAGACAGAAAGGACAGCTTAAAGGCTCAGGAGGGATTTTTCTGCATTTTTTCAGAGTGGATTCCGACATGCAAAGCGGTCAGAAATTATCTTTCAAGGATAGAAAGGGATGACCTTGCATATACTGAGGACTATCTTATGTACACGAGGCTTCTTGACTATTATTCGGAGGCGAAGCTTGATAAGATGGGAGATAAGAGCAAATATCTTGAAGACATAACGGCAACTCTTGAGAAATGCCGGGATGATTTTGATAATATTTTTGGCTGCAGGATTGCTGATCCTAAGGTTAAAAAGCGTATGCAGAAGTTTTTGGAGCATCGTTTTATTTATGATCATTTTTATGTTAAGTAA
- a CDS encoding alpha-1,2-fucosyltransferase: MIIIRMMGGLGNQMFQYALYLQLKALGKEVKIDNFYGFRDDPQRDPVLEDMFGITYDMASDAEVIDITDSYLDIFSRIRRKIFGRRTKEYEEKTGIFDPKVFELEDAYLNGYFQSDKYFSDKNVIAQLRKEFVINPGEVFTKEESWELYRQIWETESVSIHVRRGDYLLPGAIETYGGICDTDYYKRAIDLMVAEHPGAIFYVFTADKEWCEENVSGKKFRIVDTGEENEDAADMLLMSLCKHHILANSSYSWWSAWMNDSPDKTVIVPKKWLNNKPMDDIYTERMTRI, translated from the coding sequence ATGATAATAATCAGAATGATGGGCGGACTGGGTAACCAGATGTTTCAGTATGCCCTGTATCTTCAGCTGAAAGCGTTGGGGAAGGAAGTAAAAATCGATAATTTCTACGGCTTTCGTGATGATCCGCAGCGAGATCCGGTTTTGGAGGATATGTTCGGGATAACCTATGACATGGCTTCAGATGCCGAGGTTATTGATATCACGGATTCATATTTGGATATCTTCAGCAGAATCCGAAGGAAGATTTTTGGACGTAGAACTAAGGAATACGAGGAAAAGACAGGTATCTTTGATCCAAAGGTATTCGAGCTGGAGGATGCATATCTTAACGGATATTTCCAGAGTGATAAATATTTCAGTGATAAAAATGTAATAGCTCAGCTTCGCAAGGAGTTTGTGATAAACCCCGGAGAAGTCTTTACGAAAGAGGAGAGCTGGGAGCTTTACAGACAAATTTGGGAGACGGAATCAGTCAGCATTCATGTCAGAAGAGGTGATTATCTTCTTCCCGGTGCAATAGAGACCTATGGCGGCATCTGCGATACGGACTACTATAAGAGAGCTATTGACCTTATGGTGGCTGAGCATCCCGGTGCTATTTTCTATGTGTTTACCGCTGATAAGGAGTGGTGCGAGGAGAATGTTTCCGGAAAGAAATTCCGTATTGTAGATACGGGTGAGGAGAATGAGGACGCTGCAGACATGCTGCTGATGAGCCTTTGCAAGCATCATATTCTTGCAAATTCCAGCTACAGCTGGTGGAGTGCATGGATGAACGATTCGCCGGACAAGACTGTTATTGTGCCCAAAAAGTGGCTAAATAATAAGCCTATGGATGATATATATACTGAGCGCATGACGCGTATCTGA
- a CDS encoding DUF3329 domain-containing protein — protein MEKEMIKEENTRKKLFLFSVLICFITIFIYEMLTPMLMDDLSYGKEVQSAGNFFELFSQEHNQYMTWTGRSVAHIMLRICMFIDMHTFGGRVFFNLISSAVFTVLTLLIYLNADTNIHYNVKNYILSVLLIWLTGISFGQTVLWETGACNYLFTTTIVMTMITLYRRAYRSSISGVMDVGKNAGVRCVGFFLLGVVSGWCNENTSGGLFLMMLILIAYYKKVFTWTISAAIGTALGLGIMVLAPGNKIRVQYMEESNTGILALAARFLKITLTLKEEFMVMLIVLTVIFIFLKVQGRNFEALKEMILFTFIFFATAYSLILTVTPQVRAYFGAGIFLTVAIVQGYACINTGSRGEDSHVILKTLKLGTVAALLIYMAFSYIENGANLARIYRDETRRFDYLESKAEEGAEDVEIPMLHEQFDNRYSAAFECDVTEDWQNWNNQMIANYYGFKTVSGIDPDAFDED, from the coding sequence ATGGAAAAAGAGATGATAAAAGAAGAAAACACAAGAAAAAAACTGTTTCTGTTTTCGGTTTTAATATGCTTTATTACAATTTTTATATATGAGATGCTTACCCCCATGCTTATGGATGACTTGTCCTATGGTAAGGAGGTTCAGAGTGCGGGGAACTTTTTTGAACTGTTTTCCCAGGAGCATAACCAGTATATGACATGGACCGGTAGGTCTGTTGCTCATATAATGCTTAGAATATGCATGTTTATTGATATGCATACCTTTGGCGGAAGAGTGTTCTTTAATCTTATTTCGTCGGCGGTGTTTACGGTACTGACTCTGCTTATATATTTAAATGCGGATACAAATATTCATTATAACGTTAAAAATTACATTCTGTCCGTACTTCTTATATGGCTGACAGGGATATCCTTTGGGCAGACAGTTCTGTGGGAAACAGGAGCATGTAACTATCTTTTTACAACAACGATTGTAATGACAATGATCACGCTCTACAGAAGAGCATACAGAAGCAGTATCTCAGGAGTTATGGATGTGGGGAAAAATGCTGGTGTAAGATGCGTGGGATTTTTTCTTCTGGGAGTTGTATCCGGATGGTGCAATGAAAATACCAGCGGCGGACTTTTCCTTATGATGCTGATTCTTATTGCCTATTATAAAAAGGTGTTTACATGGACTATTTCTGCTGCCATAGGTACTGCGCTCGGACTTGGAATAATGGTACTTGCACCCGGAAATAAGATAAGAGTTCAGTATATGGAAGAATCCAATACGGGGATTTTGGCGCTTGCTGCAAGATTTTTAAAAATAACGCTGACGCTCAAGGAAGAGTTTATGGTCATGCTGATAGTTCTTACTGTTATCTTTATTTTCCTGAAGGTGCAGGGCAGAAACTTTGAAGCGCTTAAGGAAATGATACTGTTTACATTTATATTTTTTGCAACGGCATACAGCCTCATTTTGACGGTAACACCTCAGGTCAGGGCGTATTTCGGAGCAGGGATATTTTTAACGGTGGCGATAGTTCAGGGCTATGCATGTATTAATACGGGAAGCAGGGGAGAAGACAGTCATGTCATCCTAAAGACTTTAAAGCTGGGAACTGTAGCTGCGCTGCTTATTTACATGGCATTTTCTTACATAGAAAACGGGGCAAATCTCGCCAGAATATATCGTGATGAGACAAGACGCTTTGATTATCTTGAATCAAAAGCAGAGGAAGGCGCTGAGGATGTTGAGATTCCCATGCTTCACGAGCAATTTGATAACAGGTATTCGGCAGCCTTTGAATGCGACGTCACTGAGGATTGGCAAAATTGGAACAACCAGATGATAGCAAATTACTATGGCTTTAAGACAGTTTCGGGAATAGACCCTGATGCCTTTGATGAGGATTGA
- a CDS encoding ABC transporter ATP-binding protein, whose amino-acid sequence MSLSNPKENKAEGLKLLTKINYIFDKRQKRQLVILGFMIILGGLFETLGVGMLMPVFDVILDPEALQKGMAKFPLITGIANSMGIDTDTKRICAIMGLLIFVYVVKNIYLVVLVYVQNRFISTTRNDMISRVMREFLNRPYEDYLGADIPTVFRITDGDIPKMFSLMLALLNLCTELVVSTFLGLYLIYTSWKMALLIIVVLVVITIPITKIIKPKMNEVGRKNQSISSRIAKWRIQAIYGLKEVKVLNREDFFIRNYYESGKLGAATDVRYTVLNNTPRPIIETVFMAAVFGFIMIYVAEGGDPKLLVTQLMAFGVAAVRLMPSAYRINTYITEIAYEEPSLNFVYDNLTESMKSDKKMAAERMAIAGPALKLEDKIELKGITFAYPDAEKNIFTGADMVVPKGKSVGIMGSSGAGKSTVVDILLGLLHAKSGEILCDGANIFSNYESWLAQIGYIPQSIYLIDESIRDNIAFGIDADEIDEERIWQVCEEAQLADFIRSLPEGLDTRIGDRGVRLSGGQRQRIGIARALYHNPEILVFDEATSALDNETEAAVMEAINSFHGKKTMIIIAHRLNTIEKCDMIYEVRDEKIVETTLDGKIIYHQAT is encoded by the coding sequence ATGAGTTTGAGTAATCCCAAGGAGAATAAGGCTGAAGGCTTAAAGCTCCTTACTAAGATAAATTATATTTTTGACAAAAGACAGAAGAGACAGCTTGTCATTCTCGGTTTCATGATCATTCTCGGAGGACTTTTTGAGACTCTGGGTGTCGGAATGCTTATGCCGGTATTTGACGTAATTCTTGATCCCGAGGCATTGCAAAAGGGAATGGCAAAGTTTCCGCTTATCACAGGTATTGCAAATTCTATGGGGATAGATACTGATACCAAAAGAATTTGCGCTATCATGGGACTTCTGATTTTTGTATATGTTGTAAAGAACATATATCTTGTAGTTCTTGTTTATGTACAGAACAGATTTATATCGACAACGAGAAATGACATGATTTCCCGTGTTATGAGAGAGTTTTTGAACAGACCTTACGAAGACTATCTCGGAGCGGATATACCTACAGTATTTCGTATAACAGATGGCGATATACCGAAGATGTTTTCACTTATGCTGGCACTTTTGAATCTTTGCACAGAGCTTGTGGTTTCAACATTTTTGGGACTTTACCTCATATATACAAGCTGGAAGATGGCACTTCTTATAATTGTTGTTCTGGTGGTTATTACTATTCCGATAACCAAGATAATTAAGCCCAAGATGAACGAAGTTGGACGTAAAAATCAGAGCATCAGTTCAAGAATAGCGAAGTGGAGAATTCAGGCTATTTACGGTCTTAAAGAGGTTAAGGTACTTAACAGAGAAGACTTTTTCATAAGAAATTACTATGAATCAGGTAAGCTGGGTGCAGCTACTGATGTAAGGTATACCGTATTAAACAATACTCCGAGACCTATCATTGAGACTGTGTTTATGGCAGCAGTTTTCGGATTTATCATGATCTATGTTGCAGAGGGCGGAGATCCGAAGCTCCTTGTAACACAGCTTATGGCTTTTGGTGTGGCAGCAGTCAGACTTATGCCAAGTGCCTACAGAATTAATACTTACATCACCGAGATTGCTTACGAGGAGCCGAGCCTTAACTTTGTATATGACAATCTGACAGAATCAATGAAGTCAGATAAAAAGATGGCTGCTGAGAGAATGGCGATTGCGGGCCCTGCATTAAAGCTTGAGGATAAGATAGAGCTTAAGGGTATAACCTTTGCATATCCGGATGCTGAGAAGAACATTTTCACAGGTGCGGACATGGTTGTTCCCAAGGGTAAATCTGTCGGAATCATGGGATCTTCAGGTGCAGGTAAATCAACTGTAGTTGATATCCTGCTTGGACTTTTGCATGCTAAGAGCGGAGAAATCCTTTGCGACGGAGCCAATATTTTCAGTAATTATGAGTCATGGCTTGCTCAGATAGGATATATTCCGCAAAGTATTTATCTTATAGATGAGTCAATAAGAGATAACATTGCTTTTGGTATTGATGCAGATGAAATAGATGAAGAGAGAATATGGCAGGTATGTGAGGAAGCACAGCTTGCTGACTTCATAAGATCTCTTCCCGAGGGGCTTGATACCAGGATCGGTGACCGGGGAGTCAGACTTTCCGGTGGTCAGAGACAGAGAATTGGTATCGCAAGAGCTCTTTATCACAATCCTGAGATACTGGTATTTGATGAGGCTACCAGTGCTCTTGACAATGAGACTGAGGCAGCAGTCATGGAGGCAATAAACAGCTTCCACGGCAAGAAGACGATGATAATCATTGCTCATAGACTTAACACTATTGAGAAATGTGACATGATCTATGAAGTAAGGGATGAAAAAATCGTGGAGACTACACTTGATGGAAAAATCATTTATCACCAAGCTACGTAA
- a CDS encoding sugar transferase, giving the protein MQGKTKYLVNYTLWIVDIISIIISFVLATYIRFWNFRDMQDKYMHFYICVLMILVCTIYTFTIDSNRGFLKRTIWKEGTAVARFELVLILGTIAVAYILKLAEQFSRLVMFYFIIINAILMLTFHQLVKVILKNHWQNGDAAIKLLVVSEKEMMMPTIRHLQHRLEFNYSIEGAVCLDEDMSGEEIRGVKVIANRDNIIDTVTSYPVDEIFIYTPNISQKALNETIAAFGDMGVTVHYCVELPNIAGSTSVGNLATYSVISYIHGTERYRALMIKRLMDIIGAAVGLVFTGIVTPFVALAIKLDSPGPVFFSQVRIGRNGRRFKIYKFRSMRTDAEEVKRKLEDQNEMNGLMFKMKDDPRITKVGAFIRKTSIDELPQFLNIFKGDMSLVGTRPPTEDEFEKYNQYYRRRISMTPGLTGMWQISGRSDIDDFDDVVKLDLQYIDNWSLGLDVRILIKTVGVVLFGRGAR; this is encoded by the coding sequence GTGCAAGGAAAAACAAAATATCTGGTTAATTATACGTTATGGATAGTGGACATTATATCCATAATTATTTCATTCGTGCTCGCGACGTATATCAGATTCTGGAACTTCAGGGATATGCAGGATAAATACATGCACTTTTATATCTGCGTTCTGATGATTCTGGTATGTACGATATATACATTCACAATCGATTCCAACAGAGGTTTTTTAAAGAGGACCATCTGGAAGGAGGGAACTGCTGTAGCAAGATTTGAACTGGTACTCATCCTTGGTACAATTGCTGTCGCTTATATACTTAAGCTGGCTGAGCAGTTCTCCCGTCTGGTTATGTTCTATTTTATAATTATCAATGCGATTTTGATGCTGACGTTTCATCAACTGGTAAAGGTTATTCTCAAAAACCACTGGCAAAACGGAGACGCTGCAATAAAACTCCTTGTCGTTTCGGAAAAAGAGATGATGATGCCTACCATAAGACATCTTCAGCACAGACTTGAGTTCAACTATTCAATTGAGGGTGCTGTATGCCTTGACGAGGATATGTCAGGCGAGGAGATAAGAGGTGTTAAGGTTATTGCCAACAGAGACAATATTATCGATACCGTGACCTCCTATCCTGTTGATGAGATATTTATTTATACTCCCAATATAAGTCAGAAGGCTTTAAATGAGACGATCGCAGCTTTTGGTGACATGGGTGTGACGGTTCATTACTGCGTTGAGCTCCCGAACATTGCGGGAAGCACTTCGGTTGGCAACCTTGCAACCTATTCTGTTATCTCTTATATTCACGGAACAGAGAGATACAGAGCACTTATGATCAAGAGGCTTATGGATATTATAGGTGCGGCTGTCGGACTCGTATTTACGGGAATAGTTACTCCCTTTGTGGCACTTGCTATCAAGCTTGATTCTCCCGGCCCTGTTTTCTTTTCACAGGTTCGTATCGGAAGAAACGGCAGAAGATTCAAGATTTATAAATTCCGAAGCATGAGAACTGATGCGGAGGAAGTAAAGCGTAAGCTTGAAGATCAGAATGAGATGAACGGTCTTATGTTCAAGATGAAGGATGATCCCAGAATCACCAAGGTGGGAGCATTTATCAGAAAGACGAGTATTGATGAGCTTCCGCAGTTCCTGAACATATTTAAGGGAGATATGAGTCTTGTAGGAACAAGACCACCGACGGAGGATGAGTTCGAGAAGTATAATCAGTATTACAGAAGAAGAATCAGTATGACACCTGGACTTACCGGAATGTGGCAGATTAGCGGCCGAAGCGACATTGATGACTTTGATGATGTTGTTAAGCTGGATCTTCAGTATATCGATAACTGGTCACTCGGACTTGACGTGAGAATACTTATTAAAACTGTAGGAGTTGTTCTTTTTGGCAGAGGAGCACGCTAA
- a CDS encoding glycosyltransferase family 2 protein, whose product MANREVSVIITVYNIREYLVDCIESVINQTYKDIEIILVDDGASDGSEKLCDEYAAKDERIRVIHKKNGGLMSAWSEGIKAATGRYALFVDGDDWVDTDMVEKLLKYVSGDPGIREIISSNYIIEKKNEKRKVAHPIAPGVYEKEKLSEIRTRLLGEENRPIIMSRCMKLITRELILDNLQYLNFDIRMGEDVNIMLPCILDADRVTIVKGGYFYHYRTVGDSMAHGYDKRLLENIKLDYHVFLDIMEKKGVANAKQQMDREYVRLLFVVMKNVLRIDTPKITGIVRSIFAEGEVADVIRRTPVTVSEKSNKLVYFGMKHPNALVILILRMIIKSFDRVTAGAH is encoded by the coding sequence ATGGCAAACAGAGAGGTCAGCGTTATTATTACTGTCTATAATATCAGGGAATATCTGGTCGACTGCATTGAAAGCGTAATAAATCAAACATATAAGGATATAGAGATTATTCTTGTGGATGATGGTGCGAGCGATGGAAGTGAGAAGCTCTGCGATGAATATGCAGCAAAGGATGAGCGCATTCGTGTTATTCATAAGAAAAACGGTGGCCTGATGTCTGCATGGAGTGAGGGCATAAAGGCTGCAACAGGCCGTTATGCTCTTTTTGTTGACGGTGATGACTGGGTAGATACGGATATGGTTGAGAAACTATTGAAATATGTAAGTGGTGACCCGGGAATCAGAGAGATAATCAGTAGTAACTATATAATCGAAAAAAAGAACGAGAAAAGAAAAGTTGCACACCCAATCGCACCGGGAGTTTATGAAAAGGAAAAACTTTCCGAAATAAGGACAAGGCTTCTCGGGGAAGAAAACAGACCAATAATAATGTCCAGGTGCATGAAGCTTATCACCCGTGAGCTGATATTGGATAATCTTCAGTATCTGAATTTTGATATAAGGATGGGAGAGGACGTCAATATCATGCTTCCGTGCATTCTGGATGCAGACAGGGTTACTATTGTTAAGGGCGGTTACTTTTATCACTACAGGACGGTAGGCGATTCCATGGCTCACGGATATGATAAGAGGCTTCTTGAAAATATTAAGTTGGATTATCATGTTTTCCTTGATATCATGGAAAAGAAGGGTGTAGCGAATGCTAAGCAGCAAATGGACAGGGAATATGTAAGACTGCTTTTTGTTGTTATGAAGAATGTACTTCGGATAGATACTCCGAAGATTACCGGGATAGTAAGAAGCATATTCGCTGAGGGGGAAGTTGCGGACGTAATAAGAAGGACACCTGTTACGGTGTCTGAGAAGTCCAACAAACTGGTATATTTTGGTATGAAGCATCCGAATGCGCTTGTGATACTGATACTTCGGATGATCATAAAAAGTTTTGACAGAGTAACTGCGGGGGCACATTAA
- a CDS encoding alpha-1,2-fucosyltransferase, protein MLIIQIAGGLGNQMQQYAMYRKLKKAGADKNVKLDTSWFNKTTQDGVLAKRDLELSYFPNLPLPVCTDEERAYFLDRGVARKVMEKLVPSASKRFSESCMYHPEIFELKDKYIEGYFACQKYYDDIMEELQDLFVFPTHPDPEINIKNMNLMNEMENIPSVSVHIRRGDYLDPENAALFGNIATEEYYESAMEYFRALDPDTHFYIFTNDPDYARQKYADPGRYTIVEHNTGKHSLLDIQLMSHCMGNICANSTFSFWGARLNRRKDKKLVRTLTMRNNQPVDPSLMHEYWPSWVLVDKDGKMR, encoded by the coding sequence ATGCTAATAATACAGATTGCCGGCGGACTGGGAAATCAGATGCAGCAGTACGCAATGTACAGGAAACTAAAAAAAGCCGGTGCTGATAAGAATGTAAAACTTGATACATCATGGTTCAATAAGACCACCCAGGACGGGGTTCTTGCAAAGAGGGATTTAGAACTTTCTTATTTCCCAAATCTGCCGCTTCCCGTTTGCACTGATGAAGAGAGGGCATATTTCCTTGATAGGGGCGTTGCAAGGAAGGTAATGGAAAAGCTGGTTCCTTCTGCGAGCAAAAGATTTTCTGAGAGCTGCATGTATCATCCCGAAATATTTGAGCTTAAGGATAAATATATAGAAGGATACTTTGCATGCCAGAAATATTATGATGATATCATGGAAGAACTTCAGGATTTGTTTGTTTTTCCTACACATCCCGACCCTGAGATAAATATAAAAAATATGAACCTTATGAATGAGATGGAGAATATTCCCAGTGTAAGCGTTCACATCAGAAGAGGGGATTATCTTGATCCTGAAAATGCGGCTCTTTTCGGTAATATTGCAACTGAGGAGTATTATGAGAGTGCAATGGAATATTTCAGGGCACTTGATCCCGATACGCACTTTTATATTTTTACAAACGATCCTGATTACGCAAGACAGAAGTATGCGGATCCCGGAAGATACACGATTGTTGAACACAACACAGGAAAGCACTCACTGCTGGATATCCAGTTGATGAGTCATTGCATGGGGAATATCTGTGCCAATTCAACATTTTCGTTTTGGGGAGCCAGACTTAACCGCAGAAAAGACAAGAAGCTTGTAAGGACACTTACGATGCGAAATAATCAGCCTGTAGACCCGAGTCTTATGCATGAATACTGGCCTTCATGGGTGCTCGTGGACAAAGATGGCAAAATGCGGTAA
- a CDS encoding glycosyltransferase family 2 protein — protein MNTIMGKPMVSVIIPAYRAQDYIEDCVKSVCAQKISDYVKDMAADCSDIMEIVIVDDGSTDSTGEICDRLSDNIQYLRVFHVKNGGVSKARNIGIENSCGRYIAFVDADDLVGDHYISDLLESALRNASSIVIMDGKISSAEPVTGHRYIEDGILSEDTHVWGKLFLRELLDDGKKIRFPEGLTIGEDMLFLLDALIKVCDRKCISLIEGDGYKYNYNDSGAMLTQFKPSYLDQIKCWDIAEERISKMKHGISSEANVRFAVIKTMAALLVVSKFAKSYYMSENRDGALSGAMKDKVVLFAKDEIKRAMGVAGAYGRLSFGYKIKVAIFSCSPGLYIKLYGQWKKR, from the coding sequence ATGAATACAATCATGGGAAAACCTATGGTCAGTGTTATAATACCGGCTTACCGGGCACAGGATTACATTGAGGACTGTGTTAAGTCAGTGTGTGCTCAGAAAATATCCGATTATGTAAAGGATATGGCAGCAGATTGCAGTGATATAATGGAAATAGTCATCGTTGATGACGGTTCCACCGACTCTACGGGAGAAATCTGCGACAGATTAAGTGATAATATCCAGTATTTAAGGGTTTTTCATGTAAAAAACGGCGGTGTATCAAAAGCAAGGAATATCGGAATAGAGAATTCCTGTGGACGATATATCGCTTTTGTTGATGCTGATGATCTTGTAGGTGATCATTATATTTCAGACCTTTTGGAGTCGGCACTAAGGAACGCTTCATCAATTGTTATAATGGATGGAAAAATAAGCTCAGCTGAGCCTGTTACCGGGCACAGATACATAGAGGACGGCATACTTTCCGAAGATACTCATGTATGGGGAAAGCTTTTCTTAAGAGAACTGCTTGATGATGGAAAGAAGATCAGATTTCCCGAGGGCTTAACTATCGGGGAGGACATGCTTTTTTTGCTGGATGCTCTGATAAAGGTATGTGACAGAAAATGTATAAGCCTGATAGAGGGCGATGGATATAAATATAATTATAATGACAGTGGTGCTATGCTTACGCAGTTTAAGCCCTCATATCTTGACCAGATAAAGTGTTGGGACATAGCAGAGGAGCGTATCTCTAAAATGAAACATGGGATTTCCTCTGAAGCAAACGTCAGGTTTGCTGTAATTAAGACCATGGCAGCTCTTCTTGTTGTATCAAAATTTGCTAAATCCTATTATATGAGCGAAAATAGGGACGGGGCTCTTTCCGGAGCCATGAAGGATAAGGTTGTTTTATTTGCAAAGGATGAGATAAAAAGGGCAATGGGTGTTGCCGGTGCCTACGGACGCCTTTCTTTTGGCTACAAGATAAAGGTGGCAATATTTTCATGCAGCCCGGGACTCTACATCAAATTATACGGACAATGGAAAAAGAGATGA
- a CDS encoding polysaccharide pyruvyl transferase family protein, with the protein MDRQLLFYMHAGSGNHGCEAIADATLEALTSICANENYIPPVIISNSREQDMMYGLGERVKKNECEIVQERIIANDLIPHILYYVYRKLTGDAVSFLRYQFKDVLKKAGSYKRPIAVSIGGDNYCYPEMVNDLKLAHEAFLEKSMSSVLMGCSVEPDTVASLKDDLMKFDLITVRESISYEGMLKGGIPAEKVKLCPDPAFVLPVKKSGLPQGFVKDNTIGLNVSPMVQGKESRPGITMNNYRNLIKYILENIEGAKVALIPHVVWRSNDDREPLQKLYEEFKDTGRVILGRDASAEELKGIISACRIFIGARTHSTIAAYSTCVPTLVLGYSVKSRGIATDLFGTDEKYVVPVQKLETDDDLAEAFRFILENEDDIRKRLQEIMPEYKKRAVENARLIKELV; encoded by the coding sequence ATGGATCGACAACTTTTATTTTATATGCACGCAGGAAGCGGCAATCATGGATGTGAGGCAATAGCTGATGCCACCCTTGAGGCGCTGACTTCCATATGTGCAAACGAAAACTATATACCCCCTGTGATAATTTCCAACAGCCGGGAGCAGGATATGATGTACGGACTTGGAGAGAGGGTAAAAAAGAACGAGTGTGAGATTGTTCAGGAGAGAATAATCGCAAATGACCTTATTCCTCATATTTTGTATTATGTTTACAGAAAACTTACCGGTGATGCGGTATCTTTTTTGAGATATCAGTTTAAGGATGTGCTGAAAAAAGCAGGTTCATATAAAAGGCCGATTGCCGTATCTATAGGCGGAGACAATTACTGCTATCCCGAAATGGTAAATGACTTAAAGCTTGCGCATGAAGCTTTTTTGGAAAAGAGTATGTCCTCTGTTCTTATGGGATGCTCTGTTGAACCGGATACGGTTGCATCACTTAAAGACGATCTTATGAAGTTTGACCTTATAACAGTTAGAGAGTCTATATCCTACGAGGGAATGCTAAAGGGCGGAATACCTGCTGAGAAGGTAAAGCTCTGCCCGGACCCTGCTTTTGTACTTCCTGTTAAGAAAAGCGGACTTCCTCAAGGGTTTGTCAAAGACAATACTATAGGATTAAATGTAAGTCCCATGGTTCAGGGAAAAGAATCAAGACCCGGAATAACCATGAACAATTACAGAAATCTTATAAAGTATATTCTTGAAAATATTGAGGGAGCAAAGGTTGCTCTTATTCCGCATGTGGTCTGGAGGAGCAATGATGATAGAGAGCCGCTTCAGAAGCTTTATGAAGAATTCAAGGATACAGGCAGGGTTATTCTTGGGCGCGATGCTTCCGCTGAGGAATTAAAAGGCATAATAAGCGCCTGCAGAATTTTTATCGGCGCAAGGACTCATTCCACAATAGCAGCCTATTCAACCTGCGTACCTACCCTTGTTTTAGGGTATTCCGTTAAGTCACGGGGGATTGCAACGGATCTTTTCGGGACAGATGAGAAATATGTGGTTCCCGTTCAAAAGCTTGAGACGGATGATGACCTTGCAGAGGCCTTTCGCTTTATTCTTGAGAACGAGGATGATATAAGAAAGAGATTACAGGAGATAATGCCTGAATATAAAAAGCGTGCTGTAGAAAACGCGCGTCTTATAAAGGAGCTTGTTTAA